The genomic DNA cttctgggatcaaatctgcaacccaggcatgtacccttgactggaatcaaacccaggatccttcagaccgcagactgacactctatccactgagcaaaaccagctagggcaggataaatgctttttttcttaattttcaaaataagaaatttcagggcggattttttttttaaaatatattttttattgattttccacagagaggaagggagagagacagagagctagaaacatcaatgagagagaaacatcgatcagctgcctcctgcacatctcccactggggatgtgcctgcaaccaaggtacatgcccttgaccagaaccgaacctgggacccttcagtccgcaggccgacgctctatccactgagccaaaccggtttcggcagggaggatattttttattaaaatgtttcactCTGTTACAGTCCATGGTTTCATAGGAAAATTTATTAGTAAATGTCAGAGAAGTTTGATTTTTAAGACTATTTCCTACTATTGGTTTTATGACATTGTAGGATATTTCCAAATATATTAGTGGcataaaaatctcaaaaaaatatatttttaatttctaaaaaattgCCATAGGATATTATTGcccaaataaaataatgttgataTTGCAATTCCCCAAAATGTGTGGTGTTATTGGCCTAAAGTTAGGGGAATGAGAATAGGTGATAAGTAGAATGAATATAGGCAGTGGGCAGAGCTGTATACCTTTGGTAGACTGGGaagtttgtttgtgtgggacaTTTTTTCTGTTTGCAGAACTAGtctaaaattttcattataaGGTTCATGCCACATGAATTATACTGCTGAACAAAACAGTGATTTCCAGATAATCTACTGGTTTTGTTAGTATAATAAatactgactttttaaaagtaatttctacCTTTTTTAGGTAGAAAATTGAGAACTAGCAattagacattttgaaactaaagCAGGACTTGTTTTATTTAGGGTAGAATTtctcttttcaacaaatatttattgcatccTTTAAAGGCTAGGCCATATTCTGagaatgtctgtctgtctcatcTTTATTAGAAGAATCTAAATTCATCTTACACTGCTTATAAATTGAAAACATCTCCAAGGTATCAATattctctttcttaaaatatgatAGTTCATTTGTTTAAGAAAATGACACTTATTATTTAGGTATTCATACATTGTTTCTTTAGGAGTTCTATTTTCGTGAAGTGCAGTGCCCTGCAATGTGGTATTGGATGATGATGGCAAATATTCTTACCACCTATAGAATGCTACTTTTGATATCCTAGCAACTCTTCTCAGATCTTTATATGTTGACCAAAGTAAGATCATACTTGCATATTATCTTGCAACTTGCCATTTCCAGTTAACAAATCTCCATCTTTCCATGTCAATAAATGTTCACCTCTTTCCATATTCAGACCATATTCAAATGTAACTTATTCTTGTATTTCCTATAAATGAAAGTTAGTTCTAGACTAAACTCTTCACTAGGTATAAGCACAAAGTATTTTCCCAAAAATGTCCTTTACAGTTAGTCAAAACCAGTATCTGGTCTGGAGAATACACGGGGCATGTGATTGTGTCTCGTAATTCCTTTTAATCTAGCAGAGTCCTTTTTTCCATGGCACTAAAGAGATTGCATAGGTTTGGTTTTCAGTATAGAGATGTAGAAAATTTCTTAGTAATGAAAGTTTaagttttatttgtgtattttaaccctaatagttctttgtttttatttttgttttttaaattcattttttatttcagctaAACAAGCTATCAATCAGGGGAGATCTCCAGTTATAATAGACAACACTAATACACAGGCTTGGGAAATGAAACCATATGTGGAAATGGTAAATATGAAATATGagagcatttttatattttattcttaataatttttttatattctgaaattttggttactttgatctttattattaaaacattgtccttgttttctaaagaaatatgaatgtttacttaatttaaaaaatgtgggaaTGGTGCTTATTAAGGAATATGATTATCTTGTTAGTTTTGCCTGGACTTGAAGATAGTAATTAGAATTTTACCAGTTACGTGGCCTTAAAATTTTTGTAaaccatattattttaaaagtaaaatttttcttGGTGGAGCAAATTTAGAAGTATTATCTAAATGAAATTTGTATCTGCCTTTTTTTTACCTTATAAGAAGTATTCTCTGGGtttgtgttttcttcctttcctctgtgtAGGCCATAGGAAAAGGATACAGAGTAGAGTTTCATGAACCTGAAACTTGGTGGAAATTTGATCCTGAAGAATTAGAAAAGTAAGACactcatttattttgaatatttttcttttttctttcttttctcctttacatGATCAGTGTCCACTAGCTTTGCTTGTCATGTCTTTACTACTTATGATTAGGAACCACTACTTACTTTCTGTTAAGAGCAACATTGACTTTAATTCAGTGTTTTTAAGACATCTtgcttattaaattttattaactttttgttgtagttgttaaGTATGTTTGAGGAAAAAATTAGAACTTTCCCTCTGGTTTTGAGCTAGGCCACTTCTCTGCATATTCCTTCCAACTTCATTGCCTTCCCATTTTAGGTCCCATAACGTTTTTATCTGGTACTTTCATCTTGCTCCCTCTTTTCATCTTTACTACTACAGCTCTATAATCCCATAACCAAGATTCTTGAAATCAATGTGTTTTGGAAATCAGACTTGGGGGTAGTGGGGTGTTAGAAAGGTAATATAGTGATGTCAAAACACCCCCTAGCAGAGTTTGGGCAACTCGTCATAATCCAGTATCTTACTATATCTATGGCAAATCATGACCAAGCAGTCTAAATAGTTAAGAAACACTACATAATCTATTGTCAGTTCAAGAAGATCGTAATCTATTGTCAGTTCAAGAAGATCATGCTGCCAAATGAGTACAGGTCTGGTTATGTTTTACTGCTATATGAGTCAACAAAACCCTGAGTTTTCAGAGCATTTTATGTTTCAGAATTTGTGTTGAGGAATTGTGGACTTGTATTACTTTCAACCCTGCTCTTCTGTTTGTGTTGACCTTTTATCCCTTTCTCCTCACAGTACTGATTTTCCTGACTGTGACTTTTTTTCCTTCACTttcacacccctccctcccttttgaTAACAActttgagataaaattcacatagATTACAATTTGCCCATTAAAAGTGtacagttgtgcaaccatcacctccctttgttttttaaatcatttttatttgtcaCACCTCAGTTTGCCCTCTTCCAGCTTTAAGTGCTATTCTGTGTGGTATCCAACTAATTTAATTATTTCCCCCTTGTCTTTCATTCCTTTGATTACCTTACTTTCCCTTTCTGACCTATATgccatgtatttatatataaataaataaacagatagaTTTACTAATATATGGTATTATTTACCTGCTCTGTGTGTATTGCACCTCAGGTAAAAGAgaagtttaaataataaaaacatctgGGTTATGATGAACAAATGAGTTGATGAAATACAAttagacatttttttcatttaagggACTGTTGAAATTTATTATAATTCTTAATATAAATTGAATTTACAAACTAAAATCAGTTTAACTGATGTCTGGTATAGTTTGCTTTCTTGTATAAAATTGATTGAATCATCAAATTTGTTATCTTgccaccctaaccggttttgctcagtggatagagcatcggcctgcaaactaaaaggtcccaggttcaatttcggtcaaggacatgtaccttggttgcaggcacatccccagtaggagatgtgcaggaagcagctgatcaatgtttctctctctcatcaatgtttctagctctctatccctctcccttcctctctgtcaaaagtcaaaatatatttttaaaacattggttATCTTGCCAATTTCCAACCTGAGGTCTCTTTTTAGtcttctgtcttctctttcttttgctTGTCTTATCTTTAACATAAGCACcactatttttgaaaataaacattCCTTCTGTGTCCTTTTTCTGGGAAAAGTGAATTAGTAAATCTAGAACTATAGCATTAAATGTGTAATACATTTCTGTGTATTTTGCCATGTCCAAGTCAAGTTATAGAAAACTACGAGGATAAATTATAAAAAGTTCTTTGAGGgtcaagaataatttttaaactgcTTCTTGTTTTCATAAGTACATAATTCAcagaaaagtacataaaatacAAACATAGGACATGtcctaaaataagttttaaaaagtgataagtATTTGATGTGGATTTTTGTAAGTCCTACAGATCCACTCAATTCTATAATTCTCAAAACTGACTCTCTCGCCTGGCAGGTgttgctcattggttgagtgtcaacctatgagccaggaggtcacggttcaattcccagttggggcacatgcatgatccccagtgtggggcatgcaggaggcagccagtcaatagtTCTGtctcattgttgatatttctctctctctccctctcctttcctctctgaaatcaattaaaaatatatatcaaaaagaaaactgactttcataatattttattttatttttttaaaagaagggagATTAATTCAGTGGTTCAGTGAATCAGTAGTTCTGTGTCATGAAGGTATAACTATTTAACATTTTGCTCTGATTTATGGTATctttaaaccttttaaaaatactgttgaaGTTTTTGAGAGAACCAGTATAAATTTTTTGGTATAAAATGCAGGTAAATGAGATGTATCTTCTAATATCTATTTGCTAAATAAAATTTAGAGTTGGTACTCTTACTCTAAAGCAACTTACTCTCTAAGcctataaattctttttaaaaaattaaaatctttttcttttttgttaggaGGAATAAACACGGTGTGTCTCGAAAGAAGATTGCTCAGATGTTGGATCGTTACGAATATCAAATGTCTATCTCTATTGTAATGAATTCAGTGGAACCAGTGCACAAAAGCACACAAAGACTTCCTCCCTCAGAGGAGAAACAGAGGTGGGGAGGCTCTCTAGGCCCACACAATCAAGTATGTGTCACATACAATCAATAAGGTGGCTATTTTCAGCTAATACATTTGTTGCTTGCCCTTAAAAAACATTAATGAGCTTTTCTTGAAGTTTAAagtttagattaaaaaaaaaaaaaaagactacattGCCTCACAGAAGATGTTCCCAGCAGTTGTTTAAATTCTAAAgtgtaaataaaaattatgtaaaattgtattttaaatgtttttataatcttttgtTGTGATACTTCAGTTATAATGAAGACACATGCATGCATAGGAACTAGAATGTTTTCTACAAttgaattttaaacaaattttatctATTCTGTAAATAGTGTCGAACAGTTTTATAGTTCATACTCCAAACTGACTTTTCATAAAACTTTAGTATTTTTCCTTAAGcaccttaaatatataagaaatacttccctaacttgtttggctcagtggatagaacattggcctgcagactaaagggtcccgggtttgattctggtcaggggcacgtaccttggttgcaggctcgacccttggccctggtcagggtgcgtgtagGAAGCAACCATTTCATGTGTCtccctcccattgatgttttttctctctctccctctcccttccattctctaaaaatcagtggaaaaatatcttcaggtgaggattaacaacaaaaaataaagtaaaaagaaatacttgtgtttttttcttactcATAGTATATTctgaccttttatttttattatttatttatttttgttttgttttattaatcctcactcgaagatattttttccattgattttttttttccctccgttgatttttagagagcttggaagggatggaggggtagagagagagacaatatttggaatataatgaagcagaaaacacccaattagaaaaaaatgatagtataaggagcctctgggacaacttcgaGTGTACCAACACTCGCATCATGGAagtgccagaagaagacagaaattgaaaacctttaaaaaaagaaaataagagaaacttCCCCAAActggtgaaagaaagaaatatacaacTCCAGTAAATGCAGAgtatcccaaacaagatgaacccaaagaggcctacaccaGACAtgtcataaataaaatgccaaaggttaaccctggctgatgtgactcagttggtcattgtcctgtgcaccagaagatttgccagtttgattcccgttcaagggcacatgcccaggttgcaggctcaatctttgGTGGGGGAATGTAGGAGGCACCCCATatatgttccactctcacattgatactgttctctccctctcctctcctctctaaaaatcaaactattctttttaaaaaatgccaaaggttaaataTAAAGAAACTCAAAAAatgggacatctataatactttcaacaataaagataaattttaaaaagagggagaatctctaaagcagaaagagaaaagcagttagtaacCTACTTAGGAAGCTCCCagaagactgtcagctgatttcttaacagaaactttgcatgctagaagggattggcaagaagtattcaaagtgataaaaagcaaaaacctacaatcaagattatccagaaaagctatcatttagaatagaagaactgataaagagcttcctagacaagaaaaagctacagGAGTTCATTGCCACCAAACCAAagttacaagaaatgttaaagggtctttaagaagtagaagaaaatcattcaaaaatatgaataataaagtcattaaaaaaatgaagtcttGCCGTTTGTGACAACATTGATGAAGCTAGAAGGTAttgcgctaagtgaaataagtcattcagagaaataaataccatataatttcacttatatgtggatctaaaggacaatataaatgaacaaacaaaacacactccTAGATACAGGAAAAAGATTAAGGATTGGCAGAGGGGAAGAGTGTTGGGACTGAGTGGAAAATgtgaaggaattgagaagtacacattggtagtttaaaa from Myotis daubentonii chromosome 2, mMyoDau2.1, whole genome shotgun sequence includes the following:
- the N4BP2L2 gene encoding NEDD4-binding protein 2-like 2 isoform X5; translation: MALCSALMTIFTIKMGTAKQAINQGRSPVIIDNTNTQAWEMKPYVEMAIGKGYRVEFHEPETWWKFDPEELEKRNKHGVSRKKIAQMLDRYEYQMSISIVMNSVEPVHKSTQRLPPSEEKQRWGGSLGPHNQVCVTYNQ
- the N4BP2L2 gene encoding NEDD4-binding protein 2-like 2 isoform X4; this encodes MRSCPVRILLGQSRDGIVFSTDDYFHNQDGYRYNVNQLDDAHDWNQNRAKQAINQGRSPVIIDNTNTQAWEMKPYVEMAIGKGYRVEFHEPETWWKFDPEELEKRNKHGVSRKKIAQMLDRYEYQMSISIVMNSVEPVHKSTQRLPPSEEKQRWGGSLGPHNQVCVTYNQ